The following proteins are co-located in the Microbacterium immunditiarum genome:
- a CDS encoding asparaginase: protein MPQTFAASDAVELAVVERSGFVESRHLGSAVVIGADGEVVEQLGDTDAPILPRSSLKPLQALACLAAGAPLDGERLGLATASHSGTDRHVAVVREILDSAGLDERALGCPADWPGDTATRDAVVREGGEPERIRMNCSGKHAAMLLTCAVNGWDTATYLAPEHPLHVHIREVAERLIGQRASAVAVDGCGAPVFAMSLMGLARATHRIGGASERSPFALHRQAATLVRAVRENPWTIAGPGRPDTIVIERLGVFAKGGAEGVMVMSTPDGATVALKMLDGSGRATTAVALRLLERAGALAASDVAEAMASLPLAVMGGGHEVGAIRPAF, encoded by the coding sequence GTGCCGCAGACCTTCGCCGCATCCGACGCCGTCGAACTCGCCGTGGTCGAGCGCAGCGGCTTCGTCGAGTCCCGCCACCTCGGGTCCGCGGTCGTCATCGGCGCCGACGGGGAGGTGGTCGAGCAGCTCGGCGACACCGACGCGCCGATCCTCCCCCGGTCTAGCCTCAAACCCCTCCAGGCTCTCGCGTGCCTCGCCGCCGGCGCTCCCCTCGACGGCGAGCGCCTCGGCCTCGCGACGGCCAGCCACTCGGGCACCGACCGGCACGTGGCCGTCGTGCGCGAGATCCTCGACTCCGCCGGCCTCGACGAGCGGGCGCTCGGGTGCCCGGCGGACTGGCCCGGCGACACCGCGACGCGCGACGCGGTCGTGCGCGAGGGCGGCGAGCCCGAGCGCATCCGCATGAACTGCTCCGGCAAGCACGCGGCGATGCTGCTGACGTGCGCCGTGAACGGGTGGGACACGGCGACGTACCTCGCGCCGGAGCATCCGCTTCACGTCCACATCCGCGAGGTGGCTGAGCGGCTCATCGGCCAGCGCGCCTCGGCTGTCGCCGTCGACGGATGCGGCGCCCCGGTCTTCGCGATGAGCCTCATGGGCCTCGCGCGAGCGACCCACCGCATCGGCGGAGCGTCCGAGCGATCGCCGTTCGCCCTCCACCGCCAGGCCGCGACGCTCGTGCGGGCGGTGCGCGAGAACCCGTGGACGATCGCGGGGCCGGGCCGCCCCGACACGATCGTGATCGAGCGGCTCGGCGTCTTCGCGAAGGGCGGCGCCGAGGGGGTCATGGTGATGTCGACGCCCGACGGCGCGACGGTCGCCCTCAAGATGCTCGACGGGAGCGGCCGCGCCACGACGGCGGTCGCGCTGCGCCTGCTCGAGCGGGCGGGTGCCCTCGCGGCATCCGATGTCGCCGAGGCGATGGCGAGTCTTCCGCTGGCCGTGATGGGCGGCGGACACGAGGTCGGGGCGATCCGCCCCGCGTTCTAA
- a CDS encoding OsmC family protein: MIGQHHYSLRTSWTGDRGTGTSGYRDYDRSATISIDGKPDLLASSDKPFRGDPSRWNPEDMLLAALSQCHLLSYLHACVTAGVVVVGYEDEASGVMVEDGRGGGSFREVVLRPRVVVADASMVDAATHAHQVANGWCFIANSVSFPVRHEPTIEVAAPVA; encoded by the coding sequence ATGATCGGCCAGCACCACTACTCCCTCCGCACCTCGTGGACCGGCGATCGCGGCACGGGGACGTCGGGCTACCGCGACTACGACCGCAGCGCGACCATCTCGATCGACGGCAAGCCGGACCTGCTCGCGTCGAGCGACAAGCCCTTCCGCGGCGACCCGTCCCGCTGGAACCCGGAGGACATGCTGCTCGCCGCGCTCAGCCAGTGCCATCTGCTGTCGTACCTGCACGCGTGCGTCACGGCGGGCGTCGTCGTCGTGGGCTACGAGGACGAGGCATCCGGCGTCATGGTCGAGGACGGACGCGGGGGCGGCTCGTTCCGCGAGGTCGTGCTGCGCCCTCGGGTCGTCGTCGCCGACGCGTCGATGGTCGACGCCGCGACGCACGCCCACCAGGTCGCGAACGGGTGGTGCTTCATCGCGAACTCGGTGAGTTTCCCGGTGCGGCACGAGCCGACGATCGAGGTCGCCGCCCCGGTGGCGTGA
- a CDS encoding lysophospholipid acyltransferase family protein: protein MPDPEWIAEYPRQVTTEENAAQAEAEASVAPVKRMGATYAFGRYIVAPLGRIVYRPRVEGKANVPKTGPVIFASNHLSFIDSVAIPVAAPRPVHFLAKSSYFEGKGIPGWLTREFFLAIGAVPVQRGAGQAALEALDQQRQLLLEGNAVALYPEGTRSLDGRLYKGRTGVAFLALETGAPVVPVGLIGTDRVMPVGAKFPSSRERVTVRFGKRLDLSHHGPASSGRARRTATDEIMGAIHALSGQELANAYNEAPASSPIERIKRVLPHERR, encoded by the coding sequence ATGCCGGACCCGGAATGGATCGCGGAGTACCCTCGACAGGTGACGACCGAGGAGAACGCCGCCCAGGCAGAGGCCGAGGCATCCGTGGCACCCGTCAAGCGCATGGGCGCGACCTATGCATTCGGACGCTACATCGTCGCCCCGCTGGGGCGCATCGTCTATCGTCCTCGAGTCGAGGGCAAGGCGAACGTTCCCAAGACCGGTCCGGTCATCTTCGCCAGCAACCACCTGTCGTTCATCGACTCGGTCGCGATCCCCGTCGCCGCCCCCCGGCCCGTGCACTTCCTCGCCAAGTCCAGCTACTTCGAGGGCAAGGGCATCCCGGGCTGGCTCACGCGCGAGTTCTTTCTCGCGATCGGCGCCGTCCCCGTCCAGCGCGGCGCGGGCCAGGCGGCGCTCGAGGCGCTCGACCAGCAGCGGCAGCTCCTCCTCGAGGGCAACGCCGTCGCGCTCTACCCCGAGGGCACGCGCTCGCTCGACGGACGCCTCTACAAGGGCCGCACCGGCGTCGCGTTCCTCGCGCTCGAGACGGGTGCGCCCGTCGTTCCCGTCGGGCTCATCGGCACCGACCGCGTGATGCCCGTCGGGGCGAAGTTCCCGTCCTCCCGCGAGCGCGTGACGGTGCGCTTCGGCAAGCGGCTCGACCTGTCGCACCACGGACCGGCGTCATCGGGCCGCGCACGGCGCACCGCGACGGACGAGATCATGGGCGCCATCCACGCGCTGTCGGGCCAGGAGCTCGCGAACGCCTACAACGAGGCGCCCGCGTCGAGTCCGATCGAGCGCATCAAGCGGGTCCTTCCGCACGAGCGGCGCTGA